A region of Reichenbachiella carrageenanivorans DNA encodes the following proteins:
- a CDS encoding outer membrane beta-barrel family protein: MMKIKLLTMLLLLLTSGLVAQKKQVTLSGTIKDKNSGEALSFVTVVLKQSRDTTQVTGTISNEAGQFTLRDVASGEYWLSASFVGYDQHQSDIFVGSNSAYLDLGVIDMTESAQQLQEVIVTGEQDAVSGQMDKKTFTVEDNVSQGGGSVMQSMQNLPGVTTQEGQIALRGNTQVMVLIDGKQTAITGFGNQNGLDNIPASAVEKIEIINNPSAKYDTNGNGGIINIIMKKEEESGLNGKVGLTTGLGALWIRKDNLPGIRPQYQATPKINPSLSLNYRKKNVNFFLQADNLYTETLNKNEFVTRTYDDGTVIHQQMKRNRNTNFFSATTGMDWYIDEHNSLTVSGMFSQESIKDYGDQPFFDEDYSQNLRLWQFLEDEVLTAAMLSVAYAHKFAQPGEKLNIGFNYTFDREDEKYFFDNTMPAYTTEESFFLIADQRVADISLDYTRPTKHGLWETGVKFRSRAIPTDMQFNSSSSNSVLDPGADGKATYKEMIPAIYGNYLYEIKHLEAEVGLRVEYVNLVYEVDPNHNTYASDGYDYFQPFPNARITYNVDARNKLSMFYNRRVDRPDEGDIRIFPKYDDAEIIKVGNPALRPQFTNSFELGYKNVWDDGYYYGAVYHRMSDGTITRIATQSDTSNLIYNISQNAGKSYNSGVEMVLTQDLTDWLSMNLNINGYYNKIDAFTAVSQYPKDNSFTVDEQDVYSGNVKLNTAFSFFSNLEAQLTAIYLAPDIIPQGTIGSRFSLDIGVKKGIQKGKGELFFNATDVLNTMVIHKEIEGDTFSYTSSDYYETQVFRLGYNFKF; encoded by the coding sequence ATGATGAAGATTAAGCTATTGACTATGCTCTTGTTGCTACTGACATCAGGACTAGTAGCACAAAAAAAACAGGTAACGCTCTCAGGTACCATAAAAGACAAAAACTCAGGGGAGGCTTTGTCTTTTGTGACCGTTGTACTGAAACAATCGCGTGACACTACGCAGGTGACAGGTACGATTTCTAATGAGGCGGGGCAGTTCACCCTGAGGGATGTTGCGTCTGGGGAGTATTGGCTCTCTGCGTCATTTGTGGGATATGATCAACATCAGAGCGATATTTTTGTAGGGTCTAACTCGGCATACTTGGACTTGGGAGTGATTGATATGACGGAGAGTGCGCAGCAACTCCAAGAAGTGATCGTCACAGGAGAGCAAGATGCGGTGAGCGGACAAATGGACAAAAAGACCTTCACGGTAGAGGACAATGTCAGTCAAGGGGGTGGGAGCGTGATGCAGTCCATGCAAAACCTGCCTGGCGTGACGACCCAAGAGGGGCAAATAGCCCTGCGTGGCAATACGCAAGTCATGGTGCTGATCGATGGCAAGCAAACAGCCATCACAGGCTTTGGCAATCAGAACGGACTAGATAACATACCGGCATCAGCTGTGGAGAAAATTGAGATCATCAACAACCCCTCTGCCAAATATGACACCAACGGCAATGGTGGCATCATCAACATCATCATGAAAAAGGAAGAGGAGAGTGGCTTGAATGGGAAGGTAGGATTGACCACTGGCTTAGGAGCACTTTGGATTCGTAAAGATAACTTGCCGGGCATCCGGCCACAGTACCAAGCGACTCCCAAAATCAACCCTTCGCTTTCGCTGAACTATAGGAAGAAGAACGTCAATTTCTTTTTGCAAGCGGATAATCTATACACCGAGACCCTCAACAAAAATGAGTTTGTCACCAGAACCTACGATGACGGCACGGTCATCCATCAGCAGATGAAACGAAACCGAAATACCAACTTCTTTTCTGCGACGACAGGTATGGACTGGTACATCGATGAGCACAACAGCCTGACGGTTTCGGGGATGTTTAGTCAAGAGTCGATCAAGGACTATGGAGACCAGCCCTTCTTCGACGAGGATTATAGTCAAAACCTTAGACTTTGGCAGTTTTTGGAAGATGAGGTGCTCACCGCAGCGATGCTATCAGTGGCTTATGCGCACAAGTTTGCCCAACCTGGAGAAAAGCTGAACATTGGATTCAACTATACTTTCGACCGAGAGGACGAAAAGTATTTCTTCGATAATACCATGCCTGCTTATACGACCGAAGAATCGTTTTTTCTGATAGCAGATCAGCGGGTGGCGGATATCTCGTTAGACTATACTCGCCCTACCAAGCATGGACTTTGGGAGACTGGTGTGAAGTTTCGAAGCAGGGCGATCCCAACAGATATGCAATTCAACTCCTCATCATCCAATTCGGTATTGGATCCTGGGGCGGATGGCAAGGCGACATACAAGGAGATGATCCCTGCCATCTATGGAAACTACCTGTATGAGATCAAACACCTAGAAGCTGAGGTAGGCCTGCGCGTAGAGTACGTCAACCTCGTCTATGAGGTAGATCCCAATCACAACACTTATGCGAGTGATGGATATGATTACTTTCAGCCGTTTCCTAATGCCCGAATCACCTATAATGTAGATGCTCGAAACAAACTGTCGATGTTTTACAACCGACGAGTGGACAGACCTGACGAGGGAGATATTCGCATCTTTCCCAAGTATGACGATGCAGAAATCATCAAGGTGGGCAACCCTGCACTGAGGCCGCAGTTTACCAATTCTTTTGAGCTAGGGTATAAAAACGTGTGGGACGATGGCTACTACTATGGTGCCGTGTATCATCGCATGTCGGATGGGACGATCACACGGATAGCCACCCAATCGGATACCAGTAACTTGATTTACAACATCTCCCAAAATGCGGGCAAAAGCTACAACTCTGGAGTAGAGATGGTACTTACTCAGGACTTGACCGATTGGCTATCTATGAACCTAAATATCAATGGGTATTACAACAAGATAGATGCATTCACAGCAGTCAGTCAATACCCCAAGGACAATTCTTTTACAGTAGATGAGCAAGATGTCTACTCCGGCAATGTCAAGCTCAATACCGCTTTTAGTTTTTTCAGCAATCTGGAAGCGCAATTGACGGCCATCTACCTCGCACCAGACATCATCCCGCAGGGAACGATCGGTTCTAGGTTTTCGCTGGATATTGGCGTCAAAAAAGGCATACAAAAAGGCAAAGGCGAATTGTTTTTTAATGCCACGGATGTGCTCAATACCATGGTGATCCACAAAGAAATAGAAGGCGACACTTTTAGCTACACGAGTAGTGACTATTACGAGACGCAAGTATTCAGATTGGGATACAATTTCAAGTTTTGA
- a CDS encoding PepSY-like domain-containing protein, with amino-acid sequence MKNLTLWIVIAIAASVLSCDQNKEGNTPEQVKAAFAEKFPEVKEAEWERENETEWEAEFDMDGKEYSANFTNKGEWMETEYAIKASDISEDIHAILATNFSDFEIEEAEIVETPQGQSYEFEIEQGETEYEVAIDANGNLTKKEQREEEDEYDED; translated from the coding sequence ATGAAAAATCTAACATTATGGATTGTAATAGCCATAGCTGCATCAGTACTATCCTGTGATCAAAACAAGGAAGGTAATACACCTGAGCAAGTTAAGGCCGCATTCGCAGAGAAGTTTCCAGAGGTCAAAGAGGCCGAATGGGAAAGAGAGAACGAAACGGAGTGGGAAGCAGAATTCGACATGGATGGCAAGGAATATTCTGCCAATTTTACAAATAAAGGTGAGTGGATGGAGACCGAGTATGCGATCAAGGCATCTGATATTTCTGAAGATATTCACGCAATCTTGGCGACCAACTTCAGCGACTTTGAGATCGAAGAAGCAGAGATCGTAGAGACTCCACAGGGTCAGTCCTATGAATTTGAGATCGAACAAGGAGAAACGGAATATGAGGTCGCCATTGATGCAAATGGAAATTTAACTAAGAAAGAGCAGCGTGAAGAAGAGGATGAGTATGATGAAGATTAA
- the arr gene encoding NAD(+)--rifampin ADP-ribosyltransferase, with protein MTNNSSQAIPTVHTPFIQTYLHGTKADLKLGELLEVGYNSNFGKQNKAKYLYLTATLDPAVWGAELALGEMRERIYLVEPTGPIEDDPNLTNQKFPGNPSMSYRTQHPLKVVGEVTIWQSHSADQLKEMKDAIAKLDAQGIRAIE; from the coding sequence ATGACAAACAATAGCTCTCAAGCGATACCGACTGTACATACCCCATTCATTCAGACGTACTTGCATGGTACTAAAGCTGATTTGAAACTTGGAGAACTTCTGGAAGTAGGGTACAATTCAAACTTTGGTAAACAGAACAAAGCCAAATATCTCTACCTCACAGCGACCCTAGATCCAGCTGTTTGGGGAGCCGAACTGGCTTTGGGTGAAATGCGCGAAAGGATTTATTTGGTAGAGCCTACGGGTCCAATTGAAGACGATCCAAATCTGACAAACCAAAAATTCCCAGGGAATCCATCAATGTCCTACCGTACTCAACACCCACTAAAGGTGGTCGGAGAGGTAACAATCTGGCAAAGTCACTCTGCTGATCAACTCAAAGAGATGAAAGATGCCATAGCAAAGCTTGATGCTCAGGGGATTCGAGCCATCGAGTAA
- a CDS encoding sensor histidine kinase, with amino-acid sequence MTKLLNRPLKAFALFSMLILLISVPVYVLVIDYIWVSELDENNWLTLQHTKEKLKSRDFTADEIEKINQIWGELQPGVSITKIDESNTLQDSVYEVIRNNVYDEEDGEDRFRGLKSHLVINDQSYQINIETNVEESDETLLAVAVVTFLFFVLLIIGFIFLNRRIAAKSWKPFYQTLQSLQSFDLAIDKRIVLEETNIYEFRELNQALTRLVEGNVRAFQQQKSFTENASHELQTPIALLKSRLDLLLQQRGVTPEISDMISSVEAPLSRLSRINKNLLLLAKVENNQYQESEHVSMYSCLENSLALFEDYVAGKKLKVESSFDRAMMIDAHPFLLETLVNNLLSNAIRHTPIGGSIALTTGNGQLIVTNSGAAPLAADSLFKRFSAVSNEVVGSGLGLAIVQEIASKYNWSVEYSFREQHTFSVVF; translated from the coding sequence ATGACCAAACTACTCAATAGACCGCTCAAAGCCTTTGCGCTGTTCTCGATGCTCATCTTGCTGATTAGTGTGCCCGTCTATGTATTGGTCATAGACTATATCTGGGTCAGTGAGCTGGACGAAAACAACTGGCTAACTCTACAGCACACCAAAGAAAAACTGAAGTCTAGAGATTTCACAGCGGACGAAATCGAAAAGATCAATCAGATATGGGGTGAGCTACAGCCCGGAGTATCCATTACTAAAATCGATGAATCCAACACACTTCAGGACAGTGTGTATGAAGTGATCCGAAACAATGTGTATGATGAGGAAGATGGAGAAGACCGTTTTCGTGGATTGAAATCCCATTTGGTTATCAATGATCAGTCTTATCAGATCAACATAGAGACCAATGTAGAGGAGTCTGACGAGACCCTGCTGGCGGTGGCTGTTGTGACGTTTCTCTTTTTCGTGCTTCTTATCATCGGATTCATTTTTCTCAATCGACGTATCGCCGCTAAGAGCTGGAAGCCCTTTTACCAGACGCTTCAATCCCTCCAGTCCTTTGACCTGGCGATAGACAAAAGGATTGTGTTGGAGGAGACTAATATCTATGAGTTTCGGGAACTGAACCAGGCTTTGACCCGCTTGGTGGAGGGGAATGTCAGGGCTTTCCAACAGCAGAAGTCCTTTACCGAAAATGCTTCGCATGAGCTGCAAACACCTATTGCTTTGCTAAAATCAAGGCTGGACCTCTTGCTACAGCAGAGGGGTGTCACGCCTGAAATTTCGGACATGATCAGCAGTGTCGAGGCACCGCTATCGCGGCTGTCGCGCATCAACAAAAACCTGCTACTGCTCGCCAAAGTGGAGAACAATCAATACCAAGAGTCGGAGCATGTAAGTATGTATAGTTGTTTGGAGAATTCTTTGGCACTATTCGAGGATTATGTAGCGGGTAAGAAGTTGAAGGTGGAATCCTCGTTTGATCGTGCTATGATGATCGATGCTCATCCCTTTCTATTGGAAACCCTAGTCAATAATCTACTGTCAAATGCCATCCGGCATACACCAATCGGCGGGTCTATTGCGCTCACGACTGGAAACGGTCAATTGATCGTGACGAACAGCGGAGCAGCGCCTTTGGCTGCTGATAGTTTGTTCAAGCGCTTTTCGGCTGTGTCCAACGAAGTAGTAGGCAGTGGACTAGGGCTGGCGATTGTCCAAGAGATTGCCAGCAAGTACAATTGGTCGGTTGAATATTCTTTTCGAGAGCAGCATACTTTTTCTGTAGTCTTCTAA
- a CDS encoding MarR family winged helix-turn-helix transcriptional regulator: MDNREVLEIRKLSQKYAYTSIQMHETIARKAGFSGTDHKYLGFFIQRGKLTAGELAELTGLTTGSVTALIDRFEKKGLVKRQADSVDRRKVFIVPDSEKIINLLSPFYQMFQDETEELIASYSGNEREVIASYLTKALQLANQTIDKLN; the protein is encoded by the coding sequence ATGGATAATAGGGAAGTACTCGAAATTCGAAAACTTAGTCAGAAGTATGCCTACACCTCAATTCAAATGCATGAGACCATTGCCAGGAAAGCAGGCTTTTCGGGCACAGACCATAAATACTTAGGTTTTTTCATTCAGAGAGGTAAGCTTACAGCAGGTGAATTGGCTGAACTGACGGGATTGACCACAGGTTCAGTTACTGCTTTGATTGACAGGTTTGAGAAAAAGGGATTGGTTAAGAGACAAGCAGATTCAGTTGATAGACGGAAGGTCTTTATAGTCCCTGATAGTGAAAAAATAATCAACCTTTTAAGCCCCTTTTACCAGATGTTTCAAGATGAAACAGAAGAGCTGATTGCTTCTTATTCAGGCAATGAAAGAGAGGTTATAGCGTCTTACCTGACCAAAGCTTTACAACTGGCCAATCAAACCATTGATAAACTCAACTAA
- a CDS encoding response regulator transcription factor, translating to MKILIIEDEKELARDISQYLKNEQYMCELASDYQEAMDKVYAYEYDCILLDLMLPGGDGLSILKELKRLNKQEGVIIISAKNSTDDKVSGLKLGADDYLAKPFHLSELSARIYSLIRRRQFDSSNVIVQNELTIDTQSKTVTVHDNPVSLTKKEYDLLLFFIGNKNRVLSKGALAEHLSGDLADMFDNHDFVYAHVKNLKRKLKEGGYRDYLQTIYGTGYKWEQ from the coding sequence ATGAAAATTCTAATCATAGAGGACGAAAAAGAACTCGCACGGGATATCAGTCAGTACTTGAAAAATGAGCAATATATGTGTGAATTGGCATCCGACTACCAAGAAGCGATGGACAAGGTCTATGCCTATGAATACGATTGTATCCTGCTGGATCTGATGCTGCCTGGTGGAGATGGTTTGAGTATTTTGAAGGAGTTGAAAAGACTCAACAAGCAGGAGGGAGTGATCATTATATCCGCCAAGAACTCCACGGATGACAAAGTCTCAGGCCTCAAACTAGGCGCGGATGACTACCTCGCCAAGCCCTTTCACCTCTCAGAACTATCCGCTCGCATCTATTCGCTGATCCGACGTAGGCAGTTTGACAGTAGCAATGTGATCGTGCAAAACGAACTGACCATCGATACCCAATCCAAAACAGTCACAGTCCACGACAACCCTGTGAGCCTGACCAAAAAGGAATACGATCTGTTGCTGTTTTTCATCGGCAACAAGAATCGCGTACTGTCAAAGGGCGCGTTGGCTGAGCATCTGTCGGGCGACTTGGCCGATATGTTTGACAACCACGATTTTGTCTATGCACATGTCAAGAACCTGAAAAGAAAATTGAAAGAGGGGGGCTATCGCGACTACCTCCAGACCATCTACGGTACAGGATACAAATGGGAACAATGA
- a CDS encoding AraC family transcriptional regulator, with the protein MKIETKLRDLYKPIQPTVRQSSDIVTYTECLPDLPLREFIYCYWRLYTKVPLSEQFNYRVVSDGCIDIYFELNNPHENYVMGFCEKFTEFPLDNMFNYVGVRFLPTVFPQLFKVNAVELSNRYEHLSLVAPRLSEFISSCFNETLSLDEIKILLDKYFSSLISKIEFNNDPRLYKAIEVILTNHGMLDIEKDLDIGISARQLRRIFEFYVGDTAKTFSKVVRFQNLLKAHSSALSPQHNKLFFDMGYYDQSHFIKEFKNFYGTTPGKVFDP; encoded by the coding sequence ATGAAAATTGAGACTAAGCTTCGGGACTTATACAAGCCTATTCAACCGACCGTAAGACAATCATCCGATATTGTCACATATACCGAATGTCTACCGGACCTTCCTCTTCGAGAATTCATTTATTGCTATTGGAGACTTTATACCAAAGTCCCACTGTCAGAACAATTCAATTATCGTGTGGTATCTGACGGGTGTATTGATATCTATTTTGAGCTAAACAATCCCCATGAAAATTATGTGATGGGGTTTTGTGAAAAATTCACAGAATTTCCACTCGACAATATGTTCAACTATGTGGGTGTACGCTTTTTGCCAACCGTGTTTCCTCAACTTTTCAAAGTAAATGCGGTAGAACTGAGCAATCGTTATGAGCATCTCAGTCTAGTTGCACCGCGTTTGTCGGAGTTTATCTCAAGTTGTTTCAATGAGACCTTAAGTTTGGATGAAATAAAAATATTGCTGGATAAGTATTTCAGTAGTCTGATTTCAAAAATTGAGTTTAACAACGATCCCCGATTATACAAAGCCATTGAAGTTATCCTGACCAACCATGGGATGCTGGACATTGAGAAGGACCTGGATATTGGGATCAGCGCAAGGCAGCTGAGGAGAATTTTTGAATTTTATGTGGGGGACACTGCCAAAACCTTTAGTAAGGTTGTAAGATTTCAGAATCTTTTGAAAGCCCATTCATCAGCTCTAAGTCCGCAGCATAACAAACTGTTCTTTGATATGGGCTATTACGATCAATCACATTTCATAAAAGAGTTTAAAAACTTTTATGGTACTACACCAGGCAAAGTATTTGATCCATAA
- the mnmE gene encoding tRNA uridine-5-carboxymethylaminomethyl(34) synthesis GTPase MnmE, whose product MGMNDTIVALATAPGIGAIAVIRLSGVDCVEVVSPLFSGKKLTTQKSHTIHFGNLMDGETIVDEVLIALFVAPHSFTKENSLEISCHGSPYIINRIIQLLVRSGARLAEPGEFTQRAYLNGRFDLAQAEAVADLIASENEASHATALNQMRGGISNEIKNLREKLVHFASMIELELDFSEEDVEFASREELKALIEKIDVVLVQLIDSFQLGNVIKNGVPVVIVGKPNAGKSTLLNALLDEEKAIVSDIAGTTRDIIEDELNIRGVKFRFIDTAGLRETKDQIEAIGVERAEQKMQEASLIMYLFDLATESLQTILDTEQMLVEKGKPYILVGNKLDKVENEEVSLIANDHYVSISAKSKTGVDQLKDLIWSKSQMDNFQPGNVVVTNARHYQSLVNTQNSLHDVLRGIDNQITNDFLAQDIRHALHYLGEITGEITTDDLLANIFSKFCIGK is encoded by the coding sequence ATGGGTATGAATGATACGATAGTTGCATTGGCTACAGCGCCAGGCATAGGAGCGATAGCAGTCATTAGGTTGTCTGGAGTTGATTGTGTAGAAGTGGTTTCACCTTTATTTTCGGGTAAAAAATTGACTACTCAAAAGTCACACACCATTCATTTTGGGAATTTGATGGATGGAGAGACTATCGTGGATGAAGTGCTAATTGCTTTGTTTGTAGCTCCTCATTCTTTCACTAAAGAGAATAGCCTTGAAATCTCCTGTCATGGCTCTCCCTATATTATCAACCGCATCATTCAGCTGTTGGTCAGGTCTGGTGCCCGACTGGCAGAGCCAGGGGAGTTTACCCAACGAGCCTACCTCAACGGCCGTTTTGATTTGGCGCAAGCCGAAGCCGTAGCCGATCTGATCGCCTCCGAAAATGAGGCGTCACATGCCACGGCATTGAATCAAATGCGTGGCGGTATCTCTAATGAAATTAAAAACCTAAGAGAGAAACTCGTGCATTTTGCTTCGATGATTGAGCTAGAGCTGGATTTCTCCGAAGAGGATGTGGAGTTTGCCAGTAGAGAAGAGCTCAAAGCGCTCATAGAAAAAATAGACGTGGTACTGGTGCAGTTGATCGATAGCTTCCAGCTAGGCAATGTGATCAAAAACGGTGTGCCCGTGGTGATCGTAGGCAAACCCAATGCAGGCAAATCTACTTTGCTCAATGCCTTGCTCGACGAAGAGAAAGCCATCGTGTCGGATATTGCGGGCACGACCAGAGACATCATCGAGGACGAATTGAATATCAGGGGCGTGAAGTTTAGATTTATTGATACGGCAGGACTGAGAGAAACCAAAGATCAGATAGAAGCCATAGGAGTGGAGCGTGCCGAGCAAAAGATGCAGGAAGCTTCGTTGATTATGTATTTGTTTGACTTGGCTACAGAGTCATTGCAGACGATTCTAGATACGGAGCAAATGCTGGTCGAAAAAGGGAAACCGTATATTTTGGTGGGAAATAAGCTCGATAAAGTGGAGAATGAAGAAGTCTCACTTATTGCTAATGATCACTATGTATCCATATCTGCCAAATCTAAAACAGGCGTAGATCAGCTCAAGGATCTGATCTGGTCGAAAAGCCAGATGGACAACTTTCAGCCGGGCAATGTGGTAGTGACCAACGCCCGCCACTACCAAAGTCTGGTCAATACCCAAAACTCCCTGCATGACGTACTCAGAGGCATCGATAATCAGATCACGAATGACTTTTTGGCGCAAGACATCCGCCACGCCTTGCACTATTTGGGAGAAATTACTGGTGAGATCACGACAGATGATTTGCTAGCGAATATATTTTCTAAGTTCTGTATTGGGAAGTAA
- a CDS encoding FKBP-type peptidyl-prolyl cis-trans isomerase, with protein MNTKKKNNLLTLAIFALVAIILPGCIEDSDYEKQQQESDQLIKDYITSNNIEAEKSNNGVYYEALTSNPDGELPKIGDVMKVKYELRTLDGKLLESHMTDSTLLRFSSNAVIPSGVNYGLDILREGEKIRCYLPSYLAYNSYSVQDEFGPNANFILDIELTGTATEDDIHKMQIDEIEAYIDSEKLGDLTPSTSGLYFKSLEAGTGDEAKAYHTATLHYKRKTLDGSIIQETEADNPLIVSLNTNQLVSGFREGVLKMKEGEKALLILPSDIAFGSSVKVIPNSIREELWENGLIGSLVEPYTIVMYEVELLEVK; from the coding sequence ATGAATACAAAGAAAAAAAACAATTTATTGACGTTGGCCATATTCGCTCTGGTTGCTATTATACTTCCAGGGTGTATCGAAGATTCTGATTACGAAAAACAACAACAAGAAAGCGATCAGCTGATCAAAGACTATATAACATCCAACAACATAGAAGCAGAGAAATCCAACAATGGCGTCTACTACGAAGCACTCACCAGCAACCCTGATGGCGAACTTCCCAAAATAGGTGACGTAATGAAGGTAAAATATGAATTGCGAACACTAGATGGCAAACTTCTAGAATCGCATATGACTGATTCCACCTTACTTCGGTTTAGTTCGAATGCTGTTATACCCAGCGGGGTGAATTATGGATTAGATATCCTTAGAGAAGGCGAAAAAATCAGGTGCTATTTACCTTCTTATTTAGCATATAACTCTTATAGTGTACAAGACGAGTTTGGCCCTAATGCCAATTTTATATTGGATATAGAGTTGACCGGAACGGCTACTGAAGATGATATTCACAAAATGCAAATAGATGAAATTGAAGCGTATATCGATTCAGAAAAGTTGGGGGATCTTACACCCTCCACCTCTGGTTTGTATTTCAAATCACTTGAAGCAGGCACTGGAGATGAGGCAAAGGCCTATCACACCGCCACACTTCATTACAAAAGAAAAACTTTAGATGGATCTATCATTCAGGAAACTGAAGCCGACAATCCTCTCATTGTTAGCCTCAATACCAACCAATTGGTGTCTGGTTTCCGAGAAGGTGTATTGAAGATGAAGGAGGGCGAGAAAGCTTTACTTATTCTTCCGTCAGACATTGCTTTTGGCTCTAGTGTGAAAGTAATTCCTAACTCGATCAGGGAAGAACTTTGGGAAAACGGGTTAATCGGTTCACTGGTAGAACCATATACTATAGTGATGTACGAAGTGGAATTGTTGGAGGTAAAATGA